A section of the Primulina eburnea isolate SZY01 chromosome 1, ASM2296580v1, whole genome shotgun sequence genome encodes:
- the LOC140808244 gene encoding uncharacterized protein: MRIAQSRQKSYADQRRRDLQFAVGDHVFVKVAPMKGVMRFGKKGKLSPRFIGPFEILDRVGTLAYRVALPPNLAGVHNVFHVSMLRKYMANPSHVLNFEPLQLTPNLSYEERPVQILDRQEKKLRNKLVKRVKVKWLNHSEEEATWESESEMRERYPELFGEF; the protein is encoded by the coding sequence atgaggattGCTCAGAGccggcagaagagttatgccgatcagcggaggagagacttacagtttgcagtgggcgaccatgtcttcgtgaaagtggcacctatgaagggtgtcatgagatttgggaagaaagggaagctcagtccgagattcattggaccgtttgagatcctcgacagagttgggacgctagcgtatcgtgtggctcttccgccgaatctggccggagtacacaatgtctttcacgtctccatgctgagaaagtacatggcgaacccttcgcatgtgctgaattttgagccgttgcagcttactccgaacctatcttatgaggaaagaccagtgcagatcctagacagacaggagaagaagcttcggaacaagctggttaagcgagtcaaagtcaaatggctcaaccattcagaggaggaagctacgtgggagtctgagtcagagatgagggagcgttaccccgagttattcggtgagttctaa